In Pseudomonas sp. FP1742, the DNA window CCGAGACGGGGGTGATCAAGATCGTTGTTGCGCGCAAGGAGCAGGAGGTTTTTCCCCGGAACCTTGCCGGTAGGGGAGTCAAAGACTGCCTTGAAATGCCGGGGAGTAAGCAGACGCTTATCCCGACTGAAGTCCTGACTCACCTCCAGTGCCGGATTATCAAACTGCCAGACGCGCACGACCTTTGGCGCGACGACGCGACAGGACGGCACGACCGTTCTTGGTAGCCATGCGAGCACGGAAACCGTGGGTACGAGCGCGTTTGATAGTGCTTGGTTGGAAAGTACGTTTCATTGTCGTGTTACCTGGTTCGTCCACAACGGGCCGGAATGGCCCCCGTTTTAAGAGACCGGGGATTCTAGAGAAAGCAAGCCTCTAGGTCAATTTCCAACCAACGTTTCCTTATAAATAGATCTCCAGAGGTTTTGCTCGTCCGAAGGTC includes these proteins:
- the rpmH gene encoding 50S ribosomal protein L34, with the translated sequence MKRTFQPSTIKRARTHGFRARMATKNGRAVLSRRRAKGRARLAV